A window of Chlorobium phaeobacteroides DSM 266 genomic DNA:
GACTCTTTTGAATAACCGATCACACTGATGTTAAATCTTGCCAGTCTCAATCCGCTGCCGATCATCAGAAAAGAGCTGAAAACAATCCCGGAAATTCCGGGAAGCCCGTTAAGCCCGAATGTATAAATCAGGTAAGCCGGAGCCGCACCAAATGAAACAAGATCGGATAAGGAGTCGAGCTCGATACCGAAATCCGAGGTACTGTTTGTCACCCTGGCGATAAAGCCGTCAATGGTATCAAAAAAAGCTGCGAAAATGATAAACCAGCAAGCCCAGACAAAACTGCCTTCACCGGAAAGCACAATGGCAACATAGCCGCAAACCATATTCATTACTGTAAAAACCGACGGAACAAACGATCGGGAAACAAATGCAAAAAGCCGATTCCTGCCCGATTGATCTCCCTTGAGATACGGCGGATATCGCTTTTCCCTGATCTGTCTGCCTTTTTCACCCATAGAGTTGAATACTCATTAATGGTTCCCTGATTTGATTTTTCGTACCACAAATGGCAGTCTGCTGAAAAAAACCGTTTTGAACAGCAGACTCTTTCAGAGCGATTTAACAAAAAGAAAAATCAGAATCATCAGTAACTCTCATCATCAGCGGGAAAACCTCCCTGCTTGACATCATCAACATACTGTTGTACCGCACGATCGATAACGTTATTTAAATTAGCGTACTGCCGAACAAAACGAGGATGAAACTCACGATTGAGACCAAGAATATCATTGACTACCAGAACCTGTCCATCACAATGCGATCCGGCTCCGATGCCGATAGTCGGAATAGTGAGCATAAGGGTAACCTCTGCAGCAAGCGCTGAGGGGATCTTTTCAAGAACAACAGCGAAAGCACCCGCCTCTTCAAGCAATCGGGCATCTTGAAGAAGCTGTTCAGCCTCCTGTTCCTCCTGAGCCCTGACCTTGTAGCTTCCATACTTATAGATGGACTGCGGCATAAGACCAAGATGACCCATCACCGGAATCCCGACGTCGGTAATTCGCTTGACGGTATCGGCAATGATCTTGCCTCCCTCCAGCTTGAGAGCATCACACCCATGCTCCTTCATGATCTTTCCCGCATTGCGCAAAGCCTCATCACCTGAAATCTGATAGCTCATGAACGGCATATCAACGACGACCATCGCCCGCCCACTCTCGTCGTGCACACCCCTGACAACAGCCTTTGCGTGATAGATCATCTCCTCAATCGTAATGGGAAGCGTAGTGGCATGACCGGAAAAAACATTGCTTGCCGAATCCCCCACAAGAATAACATCAATACCGGCTCGATCAAGAATCCTTGCCATGGTATAATCATAGGCAGTCAATACCGATATTTTTTCTCCCTGCTGCTTCATATCCAGCAGCTTTCTTGTAGTAACATGTCCTGCTTTATGCTGGTTACTGGTGTTCATATTCTGACCGCTTAATGAATAAAAGGCTCCTGATTTCTGAAAAAACGCTCAAACTGCAAAGGATCCAGCATCGTCATCGACGCGCCTCCCGATGTAGCCGAAGCCTGCCGCATACACTGTACCATCACGCCATACTCAGGAACAGTCTCGAGAATCTCTCCCAGAGATACTGCTTTTTTCTGTAACGCATCACAAACATCAAGAGCAAAACCAGACTCACAGGAAGAGAGAAAATTGCTCAGCTCGCGATGACGAATTGAAAAAGGCATCGATCCGTGCTGCAAAAGAACATTACGGGTTCTCCGTTGCGCTGACCCAACAAGCTTTCTGCCATTTACCTGCAACTCATATTTTGCAGATGCTGCAAAGCAGGAAACGGCAGCAACGCCTCCCTGCTTCAAGGGCTCAGGTGTCGATCGACAGAAATCCGCCTTGACATCAAGCATATCAAGAGCATGCATGATTACCTCATGAACATAACGATAAATGACTTCGTTAGCACGGGTAGTTTCCGCAAAAAAACTGTACGTAAACTCATCCGCATGAAATACTGCCCTGCCACCCGTCGGGCGCCTGACAATATCAACTCCGGCATCATAACATCGCACACTATCGATATCTGCCATACTCTGGTTATAACCAAGCGAAACGGCAAACGGATGCCAGCCATAAAATCTCCACAGACAGGCATCATCACCGAGTATACTGCGAAAACTCCCGTCAAGAAAAGCCTGCATCAGATTCCGGTCGCAAGCCATATTTTCAGCACCCGTATGCATACCGGTATCAATACCGTACACCTTTTTGAAAAGCCTGTTCACACCCTCTCTCCGCCGAATTAATCCCAAAACAAACTGTGGAGCAAAAACAAGTGCACAAGGAGAACGCCCTGAAAAACTCTATCCATTACATCTCGACTCCGGCAGGCAATATCGAAAAACTCTACGCACAAGTCAACAACTCCATCATATATAAATTTCTTCAACCATCACTTTTTGCCCTGTCCGGGCGGAAAATCCCTGAGAATTTCAGAAACAGTCCGATCAATATCGGCCTGCATCGCATCGGCATTGCGGTACTGTTTTACCAAACCCTTGGCAACACCTCTCCAAACCAGTTTTGAAAGTCGGGCATCAACAACATCAACGACAAGAGTCTCCTCTTCATAAGAGCTGAGATAACTCTCTCTCTCTCCGATACTCCACCAGGGGTCATACCAGAAACCTCCTCTTCGGGAATAATGACGTGGATAATACGCTTGCGGTCGATACCGGATAACCGTTCGCTTGTCGATGTGAGCATGAATATTCAAAATAAAATCAGCCTCATCTGAAGCAATAAGCGTAAACCCCTTTGTAGCGAGTTCCCTGTCTACGGCTGAAGTGATTCGACTGTAAACAAACGGATATTGGGTAAGATAATCCCCTTCATTTTTTTCCTTTGCCGAAGAAGACCATCGATATGATCGATAATTCGTAAAATTGCACTGCGGATCATAATCACTGAAAACCATAAGATCCGAACACCCTGCAAGAAAAACCATGAGGAGCAGCAAAAAAAACAGATACTTTTTCATTAATACATCCTCCCTGTTTCGTTTCACCTCCAAACGTTTGATTGTTCATGCAACATGCTCAGAAACAGTCGGCAGGAGCTGAACATCTCCAGATAAGGTAACAACAAAATTCTTTACTGGATACCATCAGGCGCCGATATAAACTGATAAAGGATATTGAACACCATATGAGAGCGGGCTTGCCATCAATGCAGAAAAACAAAACACCCCGCTCAGCCATGTTGCTTAGTGGCTGAACGAACCATAAGGGCACCTCGTTTATTGTCAACTGAGCCATTTGACAAAAGGAGGCCATTGTAAGCCCTGATGAAGCGAGAGGAAAAAGTACGAATTACCCGCGCCAGCCTATCGAAAACAAAAACGATCCTGCGCCAAAAACATTGCCGGATCGTCAATGATTGCCAGCGGTTAAAACCTTACGTCTGTTCGTTAATTATATTCAGGATTTTTTTAACTTCGGGAGTGACCAGCGAGCTGTTTTTATCGCAAAAAAACACTGCGCCATCAAATTTTCGCGGCTTATTTCATCATGGACATGAGAGCGATAAAAGGTATTGACGGCTTCTTCGGCACTATCGCTATTGCAGAAAGATCGAATAAACCTGACCGAGATGTCTATGCCGAACCTCCTTATATGACACCCGAAAGCGCTTCTGCCTGCAGGACAGTTCCGGTTTTTACGCCGGCTTTCCGGCAAATCCCCATCCCTCTTTGTAAGGCGTTACAAAAAAAGGGGGTACAACACTGAAATCAGCCCTGCTATGCGGTAAATTCCCTGAACGCCAGAAAGCGCATCCTGACGTTATCACAAAGAACAAGCATAGAGCCTTGAGGGAGTCGGGCACGATCAGAGAACAAAATATCGAATCTGCCCCTGTACAAGAACATGCCGTTTTCGAAAACTTCTGCTTTACTGAAGAATACCATAATCTCTTCACAGCCAAACCATTTATACTAAAAGAGCTATGCCACTAAGCACCGTTGCCCTGATCTTTGGAGGCAAATCAACTGAACATGAAATTTCCATCATATCGGCAAAATCCATTGCTGCTGTTATAGATCCGTTTCGTTTTCAGGTTCTTCCCCTCTACATCACTCATGAAGGGAAATGGTTTACAGGAGAATTTGCCGAAAACATCCTGCAGCTTGATCTTGCCGAAATGCTGCGATCAACATCCCTTGATGCGACAGGAAACACCTTGAGACAGATGGCAATGCACACCGGTCAACAGGGATTTGACTTCGATTTCTTCAAAGCAGGTATTGACCTTGCATTTATTGCGCTCCACGGCAGTTATGGAGAAGACGGGAGAATACAGGGGCTGCTCGATACATTCGGGATTCCCTATACCGGTTGCGGAGTGCTTGCTTCGGCTGTTGCCATGGATAAAGCACTCACCAAACTATGTGTGACCGAAGCTGGTATTGCAACCGCTCCGGGCATAACGATTCTGAGCAGCGAATACTTCGCTGATCCAAAGAGTACGCAAAAGTCAATTGAAGAGCAATTCACCTGGCCAGTCTTTGTCAAACCGGCAAGTCTCGGCTCATCAGTCGGCATTTCAAAAGTCCATCATATCGGTGAATTAATCGCAGCACTCGAAACAGCATGCCGTTATGACAGCAAAATTCTTGTAGAAAAAGCAATGCAAGGCAGGGAGGTTGAAGTTGCCGTACTTGGAAACAATGCACCGGAAGTGTCGATCACGGGAGAGATAGAACCGGGAAGCGAGTTCTACGACTATGCAGACAAATATATTCACAACGCGGCGAAAATGTATATTCCCGCTCGCATCTCCCCTGAGTTGCAGGAACAGGTAAGAAAAGATGCTCTCCGCGCATACAAGGCTCTCGGCTGCCGGGGAATGTCGAGAATCGATTTTTTTGTCGATGAAACATCCGGTACGATTGTGCTTAATGAAGTAAACACCATTCCCGGTTTTACCGATATCAGCATGTATCCACGGCTTTTTGCCGCATCAGGTCTTCCATTCAACGAGCTGGTCGAGAAACTGCTTCAGTTTGCCCTTGAAACACCTTCGGGAGCAAGGAGCTAACCCAATGATGAGCAGTGATCCCTCGCTTTTTTACGCTGACGTATCCCTTGATCTCGCAAAAGGCGAATACCAGTCGGCACAGAACAAAATCGTCCCCTTTCTGGAAAGATTTGCAGATGCCTATCTGCTCAATCTTTTCTATGCCAGAGCGCTGCGTGGCCTTAAAAACAATAATCTGGCAGCAGACTATTTCCATCGCTGCTGTCGTCTTGCCCCGACAAACGACATCGCCCGCAAAGAGCTGATCGACCTGCAGACCGCACTGCCCGGCTTGAAGGATAATCAATCAGAAGCATCCGTTGATCTTCTCTCTGAAGAGCTTGAGCAACTCATGGCCGCACTCATTGCTTTTGAACCTGCAAAAACAACGGAAAGCTTTGACCCTACACCTGTTCAGGAGCAAAAACAACCATTTCCTGACGATGCCGTCATAGCCCTCCCTACAGAGAGCCTTGCGGATCTCTTCTCACAGCAGGGTGCCTATAAAAAAGCGATCAAGGTCTATACCTCGCTGATACAGCTTAAACCAAATAATGCCGAGAATTACAAAAACAGGATTAATGAACTGCTTGAAAAACTCTAAACCGGCATTCAGCATAAACCTTTACCCTGGGGGACTGAAACTATTAACAGCAATGCAAGGTAGTGAAGGCATAATGTTTAAAGCAGAAGAAAGATTTGGCTCCTCGCTGTTTCAAGTGGGTGATGATATCAGAAGCGTATATTGTGGTGTAACCAACTAAGCCAGTAACCAGTACGCTCATGAACGACCTTACCCTTTTTCAGATGGCCTTGGGACTTGAGTCCCCATGGTATGTATCGTCCTCATCATTTGATGTCGACCAAAAGCGCTTGGACATACGAATAGATTTTAAACCGGGCAGCACCTTCTGTTGTCCTCAATGCGGCCGAGAAGGCGTGAAGGCCTATGATACCTCCGAGGCAACATGGCGCCATCTCAACTTCTTTCAGCATGAGGCCTACCTGACAGTTCGAGTGCCTCGTATATCCTGCCCTGAGTGCGGCATTCTCAAGCTGCAATCATTTCCCTGGTCTCGCCGTGAGAGCGGCTTTACTCTGCTGTTTGAGGCGATGATCATGATCATGGCGAAGTCAATGCCGGTCAAGGCAATAGCCGCCATTGTCGGCGAGCATGACACCCGTATCTGGCGGATCATCAACCACTATGTCGAAAAAGCCCGAGAGCAGGAGGATCACTCGGCAGTCACCATGGTAGGTGTTGATGAAACCTCCAGCAAGCGCGGTCATAACTATGTGTCGCTGTTCGTTGACCTTGCCGTATCGAAAGTGTTGTTTGCCACTGAAGGGAAAGATGCAGCAACGGTCAAGCGATTCAGTGAAGATCTTGCCGCCCATAAGGGTGATCCGGCATTGATCACCGAATTCTGCAGCGACATGTCACCGGCATTCATCAAAGGGGTCGCCGATAACTTTACCAATGCCCAACTGACCTTTGACAAGTTCCATATCATGCAGGTCATTAATAATGCTGTCGATGAAGTGCGGCGTCAGGAGCAAAAAGAGCGCCCTGAATTGCAGAGAAGCCGGTACATCTGGCTGAAAAACCAGAACAACCTGAAGGCTTCACAACGCAAACGCCTTGATGAGTTATCCTTGCCCCGACTGAATCTGAAAACAACTCGAGCATACCGCATGCGACTAACTTTTCAGGAGTTTTTCGAGCAACCTCAGGTATTGGTGGAAGCATTTCTGAAGAAGTGGTATTTCTGGGCAACCCACAGCCAGCTGCAGCCAATGAAAGAGGCGGCTTACACCATCAAACGACACTGGTCTGGCATTCTGCGATGGTTCACTTCTCGTATCAATAATGGGGTACTTGAGGGAATCAATAGCCTCATCCAGGCGGCCAAAGCACGGGCACGGGGTTACCGTACTACCAAAAATCTCATCAATATGATCTACCTGATCAGCGGGAAGCTTAATTTTGGCTTACCCACTTGAAATAGCGAGGAGCCAAAGATTTTCATCAACCAAACGGTATACAGTTTCACTTTTGACCATCAGGCTTGTTTTCATTTTCTGTATTGCATCGCTCCTTTTTTTCACCCCGTCAGAAAGCAATGCGCTTGAACCCGTAGATAAAAAAGTATCACTTGACGAGTGTATCGCAATAGCCCTTGAAAATGCATCAACAACAAAAAAAGCAGAGAACTCTCTCAGGCTTCAGGGAGCTGACATCCTGAGAAGTTATGGTAATTTTCTTCCGAAAATCTCGGCATCGGCAAGTTATATACCATACAGCCTCAGCCGATCTTACACGGATCTCACAGGATCAGCAAATCAAACCAAAAAGATCAAAACAAAAAGTGAAACCATTGATCTCACCCTTACAACATCACTGAATATTTTTAATGGATTCAGGGATTACGCATCACTGCAAGCCGCACTGAAAAGAGAAGATGCGGGACGATTTTCCCTGTCGAGAGCTAAACAGGCGATAGTTTTCGATGTCACCCAGGCATACTACCAGGTTCTCCTGAATCAGGAAATTCTTGCCATTACGCGTGAAAATCTGCTCTCGACAAAAGACCAGCTAACCCTCACCGACAGGCAATTTCAGATCGGCCTGAAATCAATGATTGATCTCTATCAGCAGCAGGCAGAAGCGGCCAACAGCGAGTTATCGGTTATCCAGGCCGAAAACCAGCTTGAACGGAGCAGACTCGAACTGTTGCGCCGTCTGCGGATTGATCCACTCACCAGACTTACGCTTGCACCTGTACCAAAGAACCTCTTCACAACGCTTCCTGAAAACATCGACATCAACGCACTTATTGCAGCAGGCCTTGAAAAACGCCCGGATCTCAAAGGCGCGGAACTCGAAACCCGAGCGGCAAAATGGCAGATAACCCAGTACCGGGGAGCTCTCTATCCAAAATTCGACCTGAATTTCAACATCAGTACAAGCGGAACAGAATCCCTTAGCCGATCAATAGGTGGAGATACTATTGACTACTCCTATCCGCCCCTTCTTGATCAGCTTGAAAATCTGACCGGATACTCTGTGGTACTCAGCATGAACTGGGCAATTTTTGACGGCTTTCAAACCCGGTATGCTATCGAGCAGGCCAAAATCAATTACCTTAACCAGAGGCTTGACTATGACGATCTGAAATCGGATATCCAGATCGAACTTCAGCAGGCCGCCTCTGAATATTCGGCAGCACGAAAAAGCATTGAATCAGCCAAAACAAACCTGAAAGCTGCGCGTGCTGCATATGAAGGTATAAAAAGAAAGTATGATCTTGGGGCAGCGGGATTCGTTGAATTGAGCACCTCAAGAGCAGCTCTTTTCAGCGCCATGTCAAGCCTGAGCCAGGCCACCTACACCCTTGCTCTTCAGAAAAACACACTTGATTTTGCTACAGGAAACG
This region includes:
- the pssA gene encoding CDP-diacylglycerol--serine O-phosphatidyltransferase; its protein translation is MGEKGRQIREKRYPPYLKGDQSGRNRLFAFVSRSFVPSVFTVMNMVCGYVAIVLSGEGSFVWACWFIIFAAFFDTIDGFIARVTNSTSDFGIELDSLSDLVSFGAAPAYLIYTFGLNGLPGISGIVFSSFLMIGSGLRLARFNISVIGYSKESFSGLPTPAQALTIAGFVLWMNAEPLFTGKVLRELLALLATVLALLMVSKVNYDALPKPTVDTFRQQPLQMFFYGAALFSVPVFHAKAFFLALLLYILLGVIRSLNLLFRKWQT
- the panB gene encoding 3-methyl-2-oxobutanoate hydroxymethyltransferase produces the protein MNTSNQHKAGHVTTRKLLDMKQQGEKISVLTAYDYTMARILDRAGIDVILVGDSASNVFSGHATTLPITIEEMIYHAKAVVRGVHDESGRAMVVVDMPFMSYQISGDEALRNAGKIMKEHGCDALKLEGGKIIADTVKRITDVGIPVMGHLGLMPQSIYKYGSYKVRAQEEQEAEQLLQDARLLEEAGAFAVVLEKIPSALAAEVTLMLTIPTIGIGAGSHCDGQVLVVNDILGLNREFHPRFVRQYANLNNVIDRAVQQYVDDVKQGGFPADDESY
- a CDS encoding lipoate--protein ligase family protein, with the translated sequence MNRLFKKVYGIDTGMHTGAENMACDRNLMQAFLDGSFRSILGDDACLWRFYGWHPFAVSLGYNQSMADIDSVRCYDAGVDIVRRPTGGRAVFHADEFTYSFFAETTRANEVIYRYVHEVIMHALDMLDVKADFCRSTPEPLKQGGVAAVSCFAASAKYELQVNGRKLVGSAQRRTRNVLLQHGSMPFSIRHRELSNFLSSCESGFALDVCDALQKKAVSLGEILETVPEYGVMVQCMRQASATSGGASMTMLDPLQFERFFRNQEPFIH
- a CDS encoding DUF4136 domain-containing protein, whose amino-acid sequence is MKKYLFFLLLLMVFLAGCSDLMVFSDYDPQCNFTNYRSYRWSSSAKEKNEGDYLTQYPFVYSRITSAVDRELATKGFTLIASDEADFILNIHAHIDKRTVIRYRPQAYYPRHYSRRGGFWYDPWWSIGERESYLSSYEEETLVVDVVDARLSKLVWRGVAKGLVKQYRNADAMQADIDRTVSEILRDFPPGQGKK
- a CDS encoding D-alanine--D-alanine ligase family protein, with amino-acid sequence MPLSTVALIFGGKSTEHEISIISAKSIAAVIDPFRFQVLPLYITHEGKWFTGEFAENILQLDLAEMLRSTSLDATGNTLRQMAMHTGQQGFDFDFFKAGIDLAFIALHGSYGEDGRIQGLLDTFGIPYTGCGVLASAVAMDKALTKLCVTEAGIATAPGITILSSEYFADPKSTQKSIEEQFTWPVFVKPASLGSSVGISKVHHIGELIAALETACRYDSKILVEKAMQGREVEVAVLGNNAPEVSITGEIEPGSEFYDYADKYIHNAAKMYIPARISPELQEQVRKDALRAYKALGCRGMSRIDFFVDETSGTIVLNEVNTIPGFTDISMYPRLFAASGLPFNELVEKLLQFALETPSGARS
- a CDS encoding tetratricopeptide repeat protein translates to MMSSDPSLFYADVSLDLAKGEYQSAQNKIVPFLERFADAYLLNLFYARALRGLKNNNLAADYFHRCCRLAPTNDIARKELIDLQTALPGLKDNQSEASVDLLSEELEQLMAALIAFEPAKTTESFDPTPVQEQKQPFPDDAVIALPTESLADLFSQQGAYKKAIKVYTSLIQLKPNNAENYKNRINELLEKL
- a CDS encoding ISL3 family transposase → MNDLTLFQMALGLESPWYVSSSSFDVDQKRLDIRIDFKPGSTFCCPQCGREGVKAYDTSEATWRHLNFFQHEAYLTVRVPRISCPECGILKLQSFPWSRRESGFTLLFEAMIMIMAKSMPVKAIAAIVGEHDTRIWRIINHYVEKAREQEDHSAVTMVGVDETSSKRGHNYVSLFVDLAVSKVLFATEGKDAATVKRFSEDLAAHKGDPALITEFCSDMSPAFIKGVADNFTNAQLTFDKFHIMQVINNAVDEVRRQEQKERPELQRSRYIWLKNQNNLKASQRKRLDELSLPRLNLKTTRAYRMRLTFQEFFEQPQVLVEAFLKKWYFWATHSQLQPMKEAAYTIKRHWSGILRWFTSRINNGVLEGINSLIQAAKARARGYRTTKNLINMIYLISGKLNFGLPT
- a CDS encoding TolC family protein, which encodes MAYPLEIARSQRFSSTKRYTVSLLTIRLVFIFCIASLLFFTPSESNALEPVDKKVSLDECIAIALENASTTKKAENSLRLQGADILRSYGNFLPKISASASYIPYSLSRSYTDLTGSANQTKKIKTKSETIDLTLTTSLNIFNGFRDYASLQAALKREDAGRFSLSRAKQAIVFDVTQAYYQVLLNQEILAITRENLLSTKDQLTLTDRQFQIGLKSMIDLYQQQAEAANSELSVIQAENQLERSRLELLRRLRIDPLTRLTLAPVPKNLFTTLPENIDINALIAAGLEKRPDLKGAELETRAAKWQITQYRGALYPKFDLNFNISTSGTESLSRSIGGDTIDYSYPPLLDQLENLTGYSVVLSMNWAIFDGFQTRYAIEQAKINYLNQRLDYDDLKSDIQIELQQAASEYSAARKSIESAKTNLKAARAAYEGIKRKYDLGAAGFVELSTSRAALFSAMSSLSQATYTLALQKNTLDFATGNVPIY